GATACAAGACAAGGACGTGGTCTGATTTATGATTCGTACACTCGCCATTACACGAGAACATCAAGTCTCCGTGAACGTACCGCTTACACAGCTGGATCTGAACGATTACGCCTGGGTATGGGCGGATTTTAACCAGCCAACGGAAGAAGAGAGCCGTTTGCTGGATACATATTTTCATTTTCATCCCTTAGCTATTGAGGACTGTCTGCATGTGTTGCAGCGGCCAAAGCTTGATTATTATGAACATTTGCAGTTTCTTGTATTGCATGCACTGAACCCGTCCACACTGGAAGCCGAGGAGGTTGACTTGTTTCTCGGAGCGAACTTTCTTGTGTCTTTTCATCATGGCGTATTGGAGGAAGTGGATGAAGCATGGGATCGATTATTGCACCATGCACATGAGCGTACGATCTGGGCGCGAGGTCCAGTGGCAGCGGCGTATACGGTGATGGACAAGCTGGTCGATCATTATTTTCCATCCCTATTTGCCATTGAGGATGAACTGGCTGAACTGGAGAACCGGGGTGGACAAGAGTCCGTTGAAGACCTGATGAACCAGGTGTTTGACCTGCGTAGCCGATTGTTGAAGCTCAGACGAACGGTTGTACCGATGCGGGATCTGCTCTATCGAGTGGTGAACTCCCAGCATGTGCAGCGAACAGGCGAACATACAGCTTATTTTACTGATATCTATGACCATTTATTGAAGCTGACAGACATGATCGAAGCCGATCGGGAGATGACGGCCGACCTGCGGGATAGTTATATTTCCCTAAACTCTAACCGAATGAATCAGATTATGAAGACACTCACAGTGATTACGACTGTATTTATGCCGCTTACGCTGATCGCGGGTATTTATGGCATGAACTTTGCCTATATGCCTGAACTTCAATGGAAGTTTGGGTATGGGGCGGTGCTGCTGTTGATGTTTGTGCTTGGCGGAAGTATGGTGGCCTGGTTTGTGAAGCGTGGATGGTTTAAGTAGAACATGTTACATTTGGACAGCGGTGAGGGTGTGTTAGGGGACTTGCAGTTTGAACTATATATGCAAAAGGCCACTGGCCATGATCTCGGACAGAAATAACTGTAGGAGATGATGTTTGCCAGATGGCCTTTCTGATGCTGCTATAGATATACTAGAAATATTCTATCCACATGTGAATAAGTTGTCGCTGGAATGAGTTGTGTATAACTTGCGAATTATCCCTGTTCCTGCACTTCAAGGACAAAAGAAGTCGTTGCTGCCGCTATACCATTCACTACAATCGTTAACGTATGTAGTCCAGCATAGTATTTTCTCGTTGTAATGATTTTAAATGATTGTTTGGTGGCAACCTTGGTTCTGCCTGCCGCGTACATTTTATCGGAGCATTTGAATCGTTTGGGAGCCTGCTTGCCGTTTGCCTTCATATAACCCATCTCATATTCAATTCGCAGCATCTGTGACTCACCACTCTCATTAACAACATCAAATGAAAAATGAAGATCCTCGCCAATGGCAATCGTATCTTGTACAAGCTGAAGCTGCTCAATGTGAATGGAATCCTGCTCGTTATAACCAAAAAGACTTAGTGCTTTGGGATGTCCTTTCTTCAGTAAGGACCTGCTGGCATGCCGGACAATCCAATCTGTGTGGGCATGTTGTCCATACCAGGTGGTGGCCAGATCCAGGACAAGTTCGGGGTGGTCTTTGGATATGTCATTCAGATGATTGGCAACACTTTTGCGCACATAGAGGGACTCGTCCTGTTTCAATGCGTGCAGAATCGGAAGTACAGGTGTTGGATCAGTGATAAAGTTCTGTAGTTTGGCACCCCATGGCAAACGTGGTCGGCTTCCCTCACTGGCAAGTCTGCGGATATGCTCATTGTCGCTATCTGCCCACGCCATCATATGTTTCATCGTTTGGATTGGATATTGTTTAATAAACGGGCGTACCGCGAACTCGGAGCTGGAATAGGGTGTGAAGAGGGCCAGATACTTCATGGATAACTCGTAATCCTCTGGGTCAAGTCCGTTCACTTCGATAAAATCCGGTACAAACAGATATTCAACGCCTCTCATATTCGGAGCGGCTTGTTCGATAATATGTAATGCTTCCTCATAATTGTCGGGCAGCACTTCGGTCAACGCCAGTGTGATTCGGCGAATCCGCCCTTTGAATTCCAAATGTTCCCAGCCTTCAGCGAAAACCAATTCATGAAATAGCTGTGTATCCAGCTCTGGGTAGAATTGATGCAATAGTTCGCCGGTCCGATCGATTAATGCGGGCGTATATTTGTCTTTGATAAGTTCCATGGTCCGCCTCCTTTAGTTACTATCCAGTATACCTCAAATTACAGAAATAAGAACATAAGTTCCTTAAATTTATTTGTGTGTTGATGAACGGTGTTAAGGCACCCACCTTCTGTATGGGGGTGCCTGGATGAATTTAACGTTTGCGACTTTTGGGACGGCGCTTCGTGGAATTGGATTTGCGGCGGACTGGAGTCGTGTTGCGGCGACGTGGAGTACTCGTTTGTTTATTCGTCCGCTTACGTTTCCGTCTCCGGGGCGGCGTATATTCTTCATAATCTGCATCAGCTGCGCTGTTATTCGATTTACCTTTTCCAAAAGGCAGAATGCCCATAACGAGTTTCATCATCGGTGCCATCTGCTGGATACCACCAACGACCTTTTGCATTTTGCCTATTCCACTCATGATTCCATCAATACCGCCGAAGCGGTCGATCATTCCTTTTAACTCACCGATGTTGGCTAATGAAAAACCGGAACTGCCCGTAGCAGGTGCCGGTACCGGAGCTGGGGCAACAACCTGAGCTGCACCTCCGTATAAGTTCCCTCCGGCCACACCTTGCCCATAGGGTACGACTGCAGAAGCTTCGACTTCACCGAAGCCCGGGTAATGGGGCTCTACTCCAGGGTACATCGGTTGAATCTGAGTTTCATTTAGAGACCGCGGAATCACACCGGGTGGCATATAGGCAGAAGTATGTGCCTGCCGACGTGCATGAGAAGACGGACGCTGCCCTTGTGCTGGCTGGCGATGATAATAATGCTGTGGCATGAACGATCACGTTCCTTCTATTGGATTTCGGAATTGCGTTCCACATGTTTCATGACAGATGTACATCATATACGGTAGTGGAACTCCCTTTTGTTATACTGTATGTCATTCGCGGAGAGACGGCGTAGGCGGGTATCCCGGAAAACGGGATATTTGCGGATTTGGGCGCATGGCATGATGGCAGGTTCCCAAAGAGAAAATGCAGTTTAGACACAAAATTGTCACATTTAAGCGGGTTGAAATCCTACATAAGTAATCGGATATATGCAGGTGAAAACTGGGAATTAACGCGGTAATTTCATCTGATGTGCGCGAGGGGAGGACAATAGTACCTTTTGTAAGCGGTAACATGTATTTTTATTCTGTAGTGCGTGAAATCGGTAACGCTTGAAATACCAACTCAGTGTGAGTACAATGTAGGTACACAGTAACCGCTAGGGGATGATGATGAAATGCAGCTGAAAAAGCTAAATGATAAAAGCATTGAACAACTATTTGAGGCTATTTTGACGCTAAAAGATATTGAAGAGTGTTATGTTTTCTTTGATGACCTCTGCACAGTAAACGAGATCCAATCCATGTCCCAGCGGCTGGAAGTGGCTCGTATGTTGGGTAAAGGCAATACGTATAACCAGATCGAAGCAGAGACAGGTGCAAGTACAGCTACAATTTCACGTGTCAAACGCTGCCTGAATTACGGCAATGATGGTTATAAAATGACGCTGGAACGCCTGGGACGCTAACATGAAGAAGCCGGGTGTACTCATCATCAGTCACGGTTCTCAGGAGCAGACCTGGGTGGAATCTGTCGATGACGCGATCTCCCGGTTGAATCTGCCTATTCCATTACCCGTTGAAGCCGGTTTTCTTGAACTTGTGGAAGGACGCCTGATTCAGGACGGTATCGACCGACTGGAAGCACAAGGCGTAACCGATATTCTGGTCGTACCTCTATTTGTTTCGTCCGGGAGTACACATGTGGATGAAATTGAATATGCCATTGGTGCAAAGGAAACACCTGATCGCGAAACGGATCTGGAACCGTTCCATGTGAAGGCTCGGGTTCACTTCGGTTATCCAGTGGATAACGATCCGGATATTGCCGTGATGGTGTGGGACAAAGTCCGATTGCTGTCGCAGCAACCGGAGGAGGAAACGATTCTGCTTGTAGGGCATGGGAGTATTCATGATGGTTTTCGCGAGCGTTGGGAAGCCGGAATTTCTTCCCTAGCAGAGCTTGTGCAGGAAGTTAGTGGTGTAGCCCATACGGATTATGCGTTGCTGAATCCGGAGAGTGTGTATAACAAAGTGAAGTACTGGAGCGAAGAGCGGGGGAACCGAGTCATTGTGGCGCCGCTGTTTTTGAGTGCCGGTTACTTCACGAGGAACGTAATCCCGGACCGGCTGCAGGAACTGAATTATAAGTATAGTGGTGAGACACTGCTGCCACATCCATTGCTTGGGCAGTGGCTGGAGCGCCAGATCCAGATTTTGCTGGATAGATGTAATGAGGTTGAAGCTTCTTCTTGAAGTGATCGCTTTGGCATAGGTGTGTGATCACATCGCTCGCAGTAATGTCGCATCAATTGATTTGAACTCCATAGCTTCATAAACAATCAAACCACGTCGAAGGACGTGGTTTTTGTTTGTTGTAGATCACTTGATAGAGATTGGGCTATCCATTAATGGGTGCGTGCAAACTGAGATGCAGCTCCAGTAAACCTATTAATTGGTCAACGATCTCCTCAGCCGGGTAAGGCATGGAATTCATAATCCACCACTCCAGGAGACCGACTGCAGCGGAAGCAAGAAACTGTATGGTAATCTCTTTTTTCATACCCTCCTGAATGCCACAGGCATCCATCTGTTCCTCCACTCCCTGGACCAACAATCCCATCAACTTGCTACGGAATGCCGGAATACCTTTTTTGGTTAGAAGTGTAGTATAGGTAGAGGCATGCTGTTCCAGATAACGGAAGGTTCGAAGCAGCGCATCCTTGGCCGTAACGGGTGTTGCAGTAGAGCTTTCGATCATACAAGCATCCAACAACTGCTGCAAATAGGTCTCAATGCATTGATCCAACAGGTCGAATTTGTCAGCGTAATGCAAATAGATGGTTCCCCGGTTTACATTAGCCCGATCAGCAATATCGTTTATCGTAATTTGCTCAAAATCCTGTTCCTCCAGTAACCCCACAAAAGCTTCAATTATCGCCTTTCGTGTCTTGAGTACTCGTCTGTCCATGGCCCCTCCTATGATGGTTTTCAACAATAAGGAATCATTCGTTGATTATTCAACAAAAACGGATATTTTAACGATTGAAGCACAGTAGGTGCTTTGTTACTCTTATTTTATCAACAAATGTTGATAAAACAACGATTATTTATAAAATATGAAATTGAGGGATAACCTAATGAAAATATTAGTGTATGGTGCGGGGGTTCTAGGGAGTCAACTGGCACACGTACTGGTGCGCGGTGGCAATGATGTCACTGTTCTAGCTAGAGGGAAGCGAGCAGAGGAGCTGGAGAAGGATGGAATCGTCATCCGGCATATGTTTCAATTCAAAACGACAGTTGATCAGGTTCGGGTAGCCAGAACGTTGGAAGTGGATGACCATTACGATCTGATTTTTGTTGTCATGAAATATAATGATTTTCCTTCTGTGTTACCTATTCTGGCAAACAATCAGAGCAGCAATATTGTGATTGTGGGAAACAACGCAGATGCGCGAAGCATGCAAAATTTTTTGGAGGAAAACAGCAGGGTGGCAAAACAGGTCGCGTTTGGATTCCAGGTGAGTGGAGGGAAGCGGGAAAAGGACCGGATGTTATCGATCGGTGGAGGCAGCGGACAAATGGTGATTGGCAGTCTAGACGGAGAGATAGGCTTTAAACCTTTGCTGGATCAAGCTTTCCAACATGTAAAATACAAGTTGAATGTTCTAAGCGATATTGATGCCTGGCTGAAAAGTCATATTATCCCCATTCTGATGCTGAATGCGGTGAGCTTTAATGAGAAACGTGAGTTGATCAAGTTGGACGGGAACAGAAAACAAATTCAACTTATGATTGGGGCGATGGATGAGGGCTCCAGCGTGCTTGAGGCTATGGGCATAAAGATAATACCGGAGATGCAGGCTAAACTGATTCGCAAGCATCAACGGATGTTGTACCTTCTGTTGAAGATCTATAGTGTGCTTCCAATTCATAAGCTGATTGCGGGTTCTTTTGGAGAGATTGAGGCATTAAATAATGCATTTAACGATTGGAAAAAGACAACAGGCATCCCGACTCCCCATTGGGACGTACTGAAAAGAGATTTTACTCCGCTGAAATGAAGTGTTGCTCATTGACACAATACCGACTACAATAAAACCAACTAATGAAATAGGAATAAGGTGATATTCTGATGCGGGAAGTGCCCATGCGCTATGTGAAAGCGAATCAGGTCGGTATTGTATTGTTTGTTTTACTTTCGTTTGTGTTCAATCCACTGGTAGTCCTGGGCGCGCTGTGGAGCATTCAGGTGGTTGGCCTGGCTTCCGGTGGCAAGCTTAATCTGTTTGTGCAAATTGGGAAA
The window above is part of the Paenibacillus sp. 1781tsa1 genome. Proteins encoded here:
- a CDS encoding TetR/AcrR family transcriptional regulator, which translates into the protein MDRRVLKTRKAIIEAFVGLLEEQDFEQITINDIADRANVNRGTIYLHYADKFDLLDQCIETYLQQLLDACMIESSTATPVTAKDALLRTFRYLEQHASTYTTLLTKKGIPAFRSKLMGLLVQGVEEQMDACGIQEGMKKEITIQFLASAAVGLLEWWIMNSMPYPAEEIVDQLIGLLELHLSLHAPING
- a CDS encoding DNA alkylation repair protein; this encodes MELIKDKYTPALIDRTGELLHQFYPELDTQLFHELVFAEGWEHLEFKGRIRRITLALTEVLPDNYEEALHIIEQAAPNMRGVEYLFVPDFIEVNGLDPEDYELSMKYLALFTPYSSSEFAVRPFIKQYPIQTMKHMMAWADSDNEHIRRLASEGSRPRLPWGAKLQNFITDPTPVLPILHALKQDESLYVRKSVANHLNDISKDHPELVLDLATTWYGQHAHTDWIVRHASRSLLKKGHPKALSLFGYNEQDSIHIEQLQLVQDTIAIGEDLHFSFDVVNESGESQMLRIEYEMGYMKANGKQAPKRFKCSDKMYAAGRTKVATKQSFKIITTRKYYAGLHTLTIVVNGIAAATTSFVLEVQEQG
- a CDS encoding tyrosine protein kinase, whose product is MPQHYYHRQPAQGQRPSSHARRQAHTSAYMPPGVIPRSLNETQIQPMYPGVEPHYPGFGEVEASAVVPYGQGVAGGNLYGGAAQVVAPAPVPAPATGSSGFSLANIGELKGMIDRFGGIDGIMSGIGKMQKVVGGIQQMAPMMKLVMGILPFGKGKSNNSAADADYEEYTPPRRRKRKRTNKQTSTPRRRNTTPVRRKSNSTKRRPKSRKR
- a CDS encoding sirohydrochlorin chelatase, which codes for MKKPGVLIISHGSQEQTWVESVDDAISRLNLPIPLPVEAGFLELVEGRLIQDGIDRLEAQGVTDILVVPLFVSSGSTHVDEIEYAIGAKETPDRETDLEPFHVKARVHFGYPVDNDPDIAVMVWDKVRLLSQQPEEETILLVGHGSIHDGFRERWEAGISSLAELVQEVSGVAHTDYALLNPESVYNKVKYWSEERGNRVIVAPLFLSAGYFTRNVIPDRLQELNYKYSGETLLPHPLLGQWLERQIQILLDRCNEVEASS
- a CDS encoding YerC/YecD family TrpR-related protein, with translation MQLKKLNDKSIEQLFEAILTLKDIEECYVFFDDLCTVNEIQSMSQRLEVARMLGKGNTYNQIEAETGASTATISRVKRCLNYGNDGYKMTLERLGR
- a CDS encoding ketopantoate reductase family protein — protein: MKILVYGAGVLGSQLAHVLVRGGNDVTVLARGKRAEELEKDGIVIRHMFQFKTTVDQVRVARTLEVDDHYDLIFVVMKYNDFPSVLPILANNQSSNIVIVGNNADARSMQNFLEENSRVAKQVAFGFQVSGGKREKDRMLSIGGGSGQMVIGSLDGEIGFKPLLDQAFQHVKYKLNVLSDIDAWLKSHIIPILMLNAVSFNEKRELIKLDGNRKQIQLMIGAMDEGSSVLEAMGIKIIPEMQAKLIRKHQRMLYLLLKIYSVLPIHKLIAGSFGEIEALNNAFNDWKKTTGIPTPHWDVLKRDFTPLK
- the corA gene encoding magnesium/cobalt transporter CorA; the protein is MIRTLAITREHQVSVNVPLTQLDLNDYAWVWADFNQPTEEESRLLDTYFHFHPLAIEDCLHVLQRPKLDYYEHLQFLVLHALNPSTLEAEEVDLFLGANFLVSFHHGVLEEVDEAWDRLLHHAHERTIWARGPVAAAYTVMDKLVDHYFPSLFAIEDELAELENRGGQESVEDLMNQVFDLRSRLLKLRRTVVPMRDLLYRVVNSQHVQRTGEHTAYFTDIYDHLLKLTDMIEADREMTADLRDSYISLNSNRMNQIMKTLTVITTVFMPLTLIAGIYGMNFAYMPELQWKFGYGAVLLLMFVLGGSMVAWFVKRGWFK